CGGTCATCGGCCCAGAAGAACTTCTCGTAGCCGCCGGAGGTCGAGATCGACATGTCCTCGAGCAGCACCTCCGCGGCGGCTGCTCGCGGGTTGCGCGCTGCGCGAATCGTCACCTTCCAGCCACCGGGCTCGTTCGGCGGAGCTCCCATGCCGTAGATACTGCTGCCCGACGCCGAGAGAAGCGCGATGGCCACGCCGTGCCGCTTCAGCACCCCGACCATGCGGTCGATGGCATAGCCTTTCCCGATGCCACCTGGATCGAGCTCCATTCCCGCCTGCTCGAAGCGCACGGTCCGAGCGACCGGATCGAGCCGCACATGCTGGTAACCGACCTGCCGCCGCGTCCGCCGGCCTCCGCGCGAGCAGGATCACCGAGAGAAGGATCCCGAGGCCGACGAGCGCGAGGTCGACGCGGCCTCTCATCGGCTCGACGTCGGCGGGCGAGGACGCGCGGGGGAGATGCCATCCCAGCGCGGATCGCCGCCCCTCTCGTCGGGCGCCATCGTATCCCACCGCTCCCTCGTCATTCCGTTGAGGTCGTATACCACCTTGCCGTCGCGCAGCGTCATCTCGCACCCAAGCCGCTCGGTCCCGTCCAGCCGCCCGCCGCGCGGACCGACGAACCCGAACGTGCCTTTCTCCAGCCGCAGCACGGCAACGTCGGCCGGTGAGCCAACCGCGAGGTTGCCAAGCTGTTCGAGCTTGATCTCCCGTGCCGGATTCCACGTCGAGCGAACAATCACATCGTCGAGCGACATACCGAGCGCAAGGAATTTGCTCATGACGTTCAACATGTCCTTCATGGCGGCGTTCATGCTGCCGATGTGCAGGTCGGTGGAGAGGGAATCGGGATAGTAGCCCTCCTTGAACGCCTGAGCCGCCGTTCGAAACGTGAAGCTCGAGCCGCCGTGGCCGATGTCGAAGATGATGCCCTTCTTCTGGGCCACGAAAATAGCCGGATTCACCTTGCCGTCGATGATCTCTCCGCGCCCGCCGCCCGCGTACGCGTGCGTGTAGATGTCTCCCGGCCGGAAGTGCTTCGTGAACAGCTCCGCAATCGTTCGCACGCGAGCGCTGCCGAAGTCCACCATGACGGGGATGTCGGCGAGGCGCCCCACCTCCTCGGCTCGCTCGTAAGGCGTCCAGTCGGGCCCGCTGAAGTGCGCGCTCTTGATGCCGACGATGACGCCCTTGTGCTTCATCGCCGTGTCTGCGGTGGGCTCGACCTCCATGTCTGCGACGTTCTGCTCGGCGTCGCCGGCCATGCCGGCGCCCACGATGTTGAGGAACGCGACCACGCGCGTCTTCGATTGATCGATGATGCGGCTCTTGAAATCGTCGAAGTTGCGCCACCCGGAGCTCCCGGCATCCGCCACCGTCGTGACGCAGCTCCGCACGGTGAAGCCGTCCGGATACACGCTGCGGAATCCCCTGGAGTACGTCGTCCCCTCCCCGGGATACGCGTGAACGTGGATGTCGACCAGGCCGGGCGTGACGTAGAGGCCAGACGCATCAACGCGCTTCAGCGCTTCCGAGGCCGGGATATCCGGCGCGACGGCGGCGATCTTGCCATCCTTGATGGCAACGTCGCGCACCGCGCTGATCCCGTTCCGCGGATCGATGACGTGCCCGCCTTCGAGGAGGAAGTCATAACCGGTCTGGGCGTCGCCACGGGCGGCCAAGGCGAGAGCCAGGAGCCCCATGCCCGCACGTCTCAACATCTGACGATTCATTTATCCCTCCGCTGTACCCGTGACAAGTCAACTCGGTTGGCCGAACACATGGCGACGGGCCGTCCAGGTGGCCTCGAGGTACTCACCCATGTCGAGCGTGCCCGACATGACGTCCCCCGCGATCGTGCCGGTGAAGCGGTAGCGCAAGGCATCGCCGTGGCGCTCGGTGACCGTGCTCGCGAGCGACACGCTGTCGCCGTCGATGGTCCCGGAAATGTCGCGGGCGATGAAGTTACCGTGATGGCGCCCCTCCAGGCGGTTGCCGTTCTGTTGCAGGTGGACGGCATGGACGGCGGTGCTGGCCGTGTAGCGAATCTCGACCACCCATTGCCCGGACAGATCCGCGACCGGCGGCTTGGGAGGCTCGGCCTGTCTTGGCGTGTGCTTGGTGGACAGCACTTGATGGACGCGCTCTGCGACGATCTTCTCATCGCCCGGCGCCATCATGGACATGCCGAGCGAGATGCCGGTGTCTCCTGGCTCGCCCTGAGTGTTCCTTCCGCCACCGCCGCCGCCAAGCGCGATGCGCGGCTCGGTCGTGTCGAGGATACGGACAACCTCCTCACCCGTGATACCGAGCGTCGCGGAGTCCCATCGAATGGTGACGCGCGGGCTACGATTGCTCCGCCCGCCCGCCTCGCGACCGACCAACGTCGTCACCCCGGAAATTCGGGACACAGCGCTGGCAATGTGCTCCGCCCGGGCAACCCATTCCTCCCACTCGGCGTCGTGATCTCGCTTCACCCAGCTCTCGACGGCGACGACCATGCCAATCACTTCCTCGCGGCCCACCTTCATCGCCCGCGCGTAACCGTGATGCGGTGCGCTGTGAATCCAGGCCGCCTGGACCAGGTCTTTACGGCCCAGGAGGAGGCCGGCGCTCTGGGGCCCGCGGATGATCTTGCCGCCGCTATAGCACACGAGCGTCGCGCCGCGTTGCAGATGGACATTGGGAATCGTGAGAACCTCCGCCGCCGCATCCACGAGCACGGGAACGCCATGCGGGCCCGCAACGCTCGAGACCGCTTCGAGCGACATCGGTCCGGTCTCGTTCCGCGAGTTCGCGAAGATGTAGATCACCGCCGTCTTGGGGCCGATGGCCTGGCGCAGCTCGTCGGGCGTGTCGACCTCGATCACCTTGACGCCGACGGCGCGAATCGCCGCGTCGTAGACGTTGCGCGAGTGGCCCGGGATGATCACCTCGTCTTTCGGGAAGCCGGTGAGGTCTGGAATGCGGACGTGCAGGTCGGGGTTGCCGCCGGCGACGCACGCGGCCGTGGCGTGAGACATGGCTGCCGCACACCCGGCGCTGACCATCCCCCACTCGGCGCCCGTCAGCTCGGCGAGGCGCTTGCCAGCCGCCTCCCTGAGCTCATCGAGCTGGACGTGCTGCTGGTTCGCCAGGCTCTTTGCGGCGCGGACCTCCGGCAGCTCGATCGATCCGCCGATGACCGTCACCGTTCCGCGACAGTTGATGAGCGGTCGGACTCCAAGATCGCGGTACAGATTCGGCCCGGCGTCCGCGACGCGCTCGAGGCCGGGAGCGGCACGCTCGGCCGCCGACAGGGGTCGCGATGATACGCCGCCGCCGATGGCAAAGAGGCCGGCGAGGCGGCCCAGGTCCCGTCGCGACAGGCCGGTCACTCGTCGTGCCGGCGACTTCTCTCGAAGATTGGCCACGTGCTCCCCTCCCTCCAAGCGCCACTGCTATGAGCGCGGCTGGTTAGGAGTCCTCTTTTACGGGAAGAATGGCAGCGCTGTCTATGCACTGCGGTCGCAAAGCCTACCATTCTGGTCGCAGCAGGCGAAAATCCTGGGCCCGCGCCGCTCCAAGCCATTAGAAGCTGTAGCGAAGCGCGAGCCCGACCTGCCGCTCGGCAAACGCATTGTTCAGGCTGAAGACGTGCATGAAGTCGCCGCTCGTCAGGTCGCTCGTTGGATCGCCAAACTTCGGTGTGTCCGTCACGTTCGTTGCTTCGATCCGCGCTTCGAGCCGGTGCGTCCCGCCGAGCGGGAAGGTACGGAATACCGAAAAGTCGAGGTTCCAGCCGCCAGGACCACGGAACTGGTTCGGCAGCGTATTCCCGAACCGCACGCCCTCCGGCTGCGCCCACGCGCTGGGATCATAGTGGGCGCCGTCGGCGCCAATGTCGCCGATCTTGGTGACCGCGCCGACCAGGTCGGCCGTCTGCAAGTTGCCCGGCGTATTCAGCGTCGTGTCGTCGGCGGTGACAGTGAACGGCGTCCCGCTGAAGGCCGTGAAAATACCGTTGATCTGCCAGTCACTCACGAGCGTCTTTACAAGATTCTGGCGGAATCCCGTGCCTTGCCACGGCAGCTGGTAGACGAAGGACATCGTGAGCGTGTGGGGCCGGCTGCCGCCCGCGCGCATCCAGTTACGCTCCTGCCCTTCCGGCGTCGGGAGCTCATACTGGGGGCCGGCGTCGTACACCGAGCCATCGAGGCTGGTGCCACGCGACCAGGTGCTGCTAAAGGTGTAGTGACCCTTGAGTAACAGCCCATCTGTCAACGGCCGGGTGATGCCTACCTGCAGCGCGTTGTAGTCAAACTTCGGATACGGCGTAAAGATTGTGATGGGAAGCTGCCTCCCGTGCGAGACGAGATACGGGCGATCGAGCCCGCCCCCACCGAGCGTCTGCGCGTTATTGATGTTGATCGAAGTCAACCCACCTCTCACCCGGTTGCCCACATAAGCGACGTCGACTGAGAGATTGAACGGCAGGCGTCGCT
This is a stretch of genomic DNA from Luteitalea sp.. It encodes these proteins:
- a CDS encoding aminotransferase class V-fold PLP-dependent enzyme: MGRLAGLFAIGGGVSSRPLSAAERAAPGLERVADAGPNLYRDLGVRPLINCRGTVTVIGGSIELPEVRAAKSLANQQHVQLDELREAAGKRLAELTGAEWGMVSAGCAAAMSHATAACVAGGNPDLHVRIPDLTGFPKDEVIIPGHSRNVYDAAIRAVGVKVIEVDTPDELRQAIGPKTAVIYIFANSRNETGPMSLEAVSSVAGPHGVPVLVDAAAEVLTIPNVHLQRGATLVCYSGGKIIRGPQSAGLLLGRKDLVQAAWIHSAPHHGYARAMKVGREEVIGMVVAVESWVKRDHDAEWEEWVARAEHIASAVSRISGVTTLVGREAGGRSNRSPRVTIRWDSATLGITGEEVVRILDTTEPRIALGGGGGGRNTQGEPGDTGISLGMSMMAPGDEKIVAERVHQVLSTKHTPRQAEPPKPPVADLSGQWVVEIRYTASTAVHAVHLQQNGNRLEGRHHGNFIARDISGTIDGDSVSLASTVTERHGDALRYRFTGTIAGDVMSGTLDMGEYLEATWTARRHVFGQPS
- a CDS encoding amidohydrolase/deacetylase family metallohydrolase gives rise to the protein MLRRAGMGLLALALAARGDAQTGYDFLLEGGHVIDPRNGISAVRDVAIKDGKIAAVAPDIPASEALKRVDASGLYVTPGLVDIHVHAYPGEGTTYSRGFRSVYPDGFTVRSCVTTVADAGSSGWRNFDDFKSRIIDQSKTRVVAFLNIVGAGMAGDAEQNVADMEVEPTADTAMKHKGVIVGIKSAHFSGPDWTPYERAEEVGRLADIPVMVDFGSARVRTIAELFTKHFRPGDIYTHAYAGGGRGEIIDGKVNPAIFVAQKKGIIFDIGHGGSSFTFRTAAQAFKEGYYPDSLSTDLHIGSMNAAMKDMLNVMSKFLALGMSLDDVIVRSTWNPAREIKLEQLGNLAVGSPADVAVLRLEKGTFGFVGPRGGRLDGTERLGCEMTLRDGKVVYDLNGMTRERWDTMAPDERGGDPRWDGISPARPRPPTSSR